One Cellulomonas soli DNA window includes the following coding sequences:
- a CDS encoding MarR family winged helix-turn-helix transcriptional regulator: protein MDAEDPIRQVERELGMLLRRAHAASTAIARKVHPDLEPGVYATLAYISRRPGVRASVVADDFGIGRATISRQLARLTDLGLVERRPDPDDQRGQLLALTPEGTERLDRARGARGGFLREALDLWEEDELRHLAAQLARLNAAVAASVRR from the coding sequence GTGGACGCCGAGGACCCGATCCGCCAGGTCGAGCGCGAGCTCGGGATGCTGCTGCGCCGTGCGCACGCCGCATCGACCGCGATCGCCCGGAAGGTCCACCCCGACCTCGAGCCGGGCGTGTACGCGACGCTGGCCTACATCTCCCGACGACCGGGCGTGCGGGCCAGCGTGGTGGCCGACGACTTCGGCATCGGCCGCGCGACGATCTCGCGCCAGCTCGCCCGGCTCACCGACCTCGGGCTCGTCGAGCGACGGCCCGACCCGGACGACCAGCGCGGCCAGCTGCTCGCGCTGACGCCCGAGGGCACCGAACGGCTCGACCGGGCGCGCGGCGCCCGAGGCGGGTTCCTGCGCGAGGCGCTGGACCTGTGGGAGGAGGACGAGCTGCGGCACCTGGCCGCCCAGCTCGCCCGGCTCAACGCCGCCGTGGCCGCGTCCGTGCGACGCTGA